The following coding sequences are from one Dromaius novaehollandiae isolate bDroNov1 chromosome 22, bDroNov1.hap1, whole genome shotgun sequence window:
- the NMT1 gene encoding glycylpeptide N-tetradecanoyltransferase 1, whose protein sequence is MADDSETAVRRPPPRPQRPSAEENDHDHCSDCENEAEHGSNRGGLSPANDSGAKKKKKKPKRKKEKGGDQPDQAQDQPVKVNSLPAERIQEIQKAIELFSVGQGPAKTMEEASKRSYQFWDTQPVPKLGEVVNTHGPVEPDKDNIRQEPYTLPQGFTWDALDLGDRGVLKELYTLLNENYVEDDDNMFRFDYSPEFLLWALRPPGWLPQWHCGVRVVSSKKLVGFISAIPATIHIYDTEKKMVEINFLCVHKKLRSKRVAPVLIREITRRVHLEGIFQAVYTAGVVLPKPVGTCRYWHRSLNPRKLIEVKFSHLSRNMTMQRTMKLYRLPETPKTLGLRPMEHKDISAVHKLLTEYLKQFHLTPVMSREEVEHWFLPQENIIDTFVVESAPGEVTDFLSFYTLPSTIMNHATHKSLKAAYSFYNVHTKTPLIDLMSDALILAKSKGFDVFNALDLMENKTFLEKLKFGIGDGNLQYYLYNWKCPSMAPEKVGLVLQ, encoded by the exons ATGGCGGACGACAGTGAGACAGCAGTGAGGCGGCCACCGCCGAGGCCTCAGCGGCCGTCCGCGGAGGAGAATGACCACGATCACTGCAGCGACTGCGAGAACGAGGCAGAGCACGGCTCCAACCGGGG TGGCTTGAGTCCAGCAAATGACAGCGgagccaaaaagaagaaaaagaaaccgaaacggaagaaagagaaaggaggagatcAACCTGACCAGGCTCAGGACCAGCCAGTAAAG GTGAACTCTTTACCGGCTGAGAGGATCCAGGAGATTCAAAAAGCCATCGAGCTCTTCTCCGTAGGTCAGGGACCTGCCAAAACCATGGAGGAAGCCAGCAAGCGGAGCTACCAGTTCTGGGACACGCAGCCAGTGCCCAAGCTAG GAGAAGTGGTGAACACCCACGGTCCCGTTGAACCAGACAAAGACAACATCCGTCAGGAGCCATACACCTTGCCCCAGGGCTTCACCTGGGATGCCCTGGACCTTGGAGATAGAGGCGTG CTGAAAGAGCTGTACACGCTTCTGAACGAGAACTACGTGGAAGATGATGACAACATGTTCCGGTTCGATTACTCTCCTGAGTTCCTGCTGTG GGCACTGCGTCCTCCGGGCTGGTTGCCCCAGTGGCACTGTGGTGTCAGAGTTGTCTCCAGCAAGAAGCTGGTTGGATTTATCAGCGCGATTCCAGCCACTATCCACATCTATGACAC AGAGAAGAAGATGGTGGAGATAAATTTCCTGTGTGTCCACAAAAAGTTGCGCTCCAAACGGGTGGCTCCGGTTCTGATCCGTGAGATCACACGGCGGGTTCATCTGGAGGGGATATTTCAGGCTGTTTACACTGCAGGAGTGGTGCTGCCAAAGCCTGTGGGGACTTGCAG GTACTGGCACCGGTCCCTGAATCCTCGGAAACTCATCGAAGTCAAATTTTCCCACCTGAGCAGGAACATGACTATGCAACGTACCATGAAGCTTTACCGGCTGCCAGAG ACTCCCAAGACTCTCGGCTTGCGGCCAATGGAGCATAAAGATATTTCTGCAGTGCACAAGCTCTTGACCGAATACCTGAAGCAGTTCCACCTGACGCCCGTCATGAGCCGAGAGGAGGTGGAGCACTGGTTCTTACCTCAGGAGAACATCATCGACACCTTCGTGGTAGAG AGCGCCCCTGGGGAGGTGACAGACTTCCTGAGCTTCTACACGCTGCCCTCCACCATCATGAACCACGCGACTCACAAGAGTCTGAAAGCTGCTTACTCCTTCTACAACGTTCACACCAAGACGCCTCTCATCGACCTCATGAGCGATGCTCTCATACTCGCCAAGTCG AAAGGATTCGACGTGTTCAATGCACTGGATCTCATGGAAAACAAAACCTTCCTGGAGAAGCTGAAGTTTGGGATTGGGGACGGGAACCTGCAGTATTACCTGTACAATTGGAAGTGTCCCAGCATGGCACCAGAGAAG GTAGGACTGGTGTTGCAGTAA
- the PLCD3 gene encoding 1-phosphatidylinositol 4,5-bisphosphate phosphodiesterase delta-3 → MICGRRARRGTEQPLPPADGTGGSRRPGRAFRKMGLTDDEDIKLMLKGSVLWKVKSPRRAKERLFRLQEDGMTVWFERRFRHARSKQIFSVMHIEGVRVGYQSEGLRKYGSSFPERHCFTIVFKGKRKNLDLAARGEEDARHWVQGLTKLMARVAAMSQREKLDHWIHDILQRADKNKDNKMSFREVKNMLRMINIDMNDIYAYKLFKECDRSGDERLEEREVEEFCRRLLRRPELEEIFRRYSGEDCVLSAEELRDFLRDQGEEASLRQARAVIHAYELNEKAKQQDLMMLDGFMMYLLSADGDILNQEHTKVHQDMSQPLCHYFISSSHNTYLTDNQIGGTSSTEAYIRAFMKGCRCVELDCWEGSNGEPIIYHGHTLTSKILFRDVIESIRDYAFKQSPYPVILSLENHCGLEQQATMARHMKAILGDMLLTQPLEGQDPKDLPSPEQLKGKVLVKGKKLPDLQHEPQSSGSLSDNEEEEEEEEEEEEEGLQERGSRQSLHSLQEIRPLQAKEASQVAPELSAVVVYCQAVPFPGLAQALRDPRPCEMSSFSERKARKLIREAGKAFVRYNARQLSRVYPLGLKMTSSNYNPQEMWNAGCQLVALNFQTPGYEMDLNAGRFLGNGRCGYVLKPGFLRSSRGSFGPEAQPAPGQAPRRLALAVRVITAQQLPKLNAEKSSSIVDPLVRVEIHGVPADCAKRQTQHKLNNGFNPRWEETLTFQLRVPELALLRFVVEDHDSTSCNDFVGQFTLPLASVREGYRHIHLLSKDGASLAPATLFVHVKCKRL, encoded by the exons ATGAtctgcgggcggcgggcgcggcgcggtaccgagcagccgctgccccccgccgacggcaccggcggctcccggcggcccgGCAGAGCCTTCCGCAAAATGG GCCTGACGGACGACGAGGACATCAAGCTCATGCTGAAGGGCTCGGTGCTCTGGAAGGTCAAGTCGCCGCGGCGGGCCAAGGAGCGCCTGTTCCGCTTGCAGGAGGACGGCATGACCGTCTGGTTCGAGAGGCGCTTCCGGCACGCTCGCTCCAAGCAGATCT TCTCCGTGATGCACATCGAGGGCGTGCGCGTGGGGTACCAGTCCGAGGGGCTGCGCAAGTACGGCAGCTCCTTCCCCGAGAGGCACTGCTTCACCATCGTCTTCAAGGGGAAGCGCAAGAACCTCGACCTGGCCGCCCGGGGCGAGGAGGACGCCCGGCACTGGGTGCAGGGCCTCACCAAGCTCATGGCGCGAGTGGCCGCCATGAGCCAGCGGGAGAAGCTCGACCA CTGGATCCACGATATCCTGCAGCGCGCCGACAAGAACAAGGACAACAAGATGAGTTTCCGCGAGGTCAAGAACATGCTCCGGATGATCAACATCGACATGAACGACATCTATGCCTACAAGCTCTTCAAG GAGTGCGACAGGTCCGGCGACGAGCGGCTGGAGGAGCGCGAGGTGGAGGAGTTCTGCCGGCGCCTGCTGCGGCGGCCGGAGCTGGAGGAGATCTTCCGGCGCTACTCGGGCGAGGACTGCGTGCTGTCGGCCGAGGAGCTGCGGGACTTCCTGCGCGACCAGGGCGAGGAGGCCAGCCTGCGGCAGGCCCGCGCCGTCATCCACGCCTACGAGCTCAACGAGAAAG CCAAGCAGCAGGACCTCATGATGCTTGATGGCTTCATGATGTACCTGCTCTCCGCCGACGGGGACATCCTCAACCAGGAGCACACCAAGGTGCACCAGGacatgagccagcccctgtgccaCTActtcatctcctcctcccacaaCACCTACCTGACCGACAACCAGATCGGTGGCACCAGCAGCACCGAAGCCTACATCAG GGCATTCATGAAGGGCTGCCGCTGCGTGGAGCTGGACTGTTGGGAGGGCTCCAACGGGGAGCCCATCATCTACCACGGCCACACGCTCACCTCCAAAATCCTCTTCCGTGACGTCATCGAGAGCATCCGCGATTACGCCTTCAAG CAATCGCCCTACCCCGTCATCCTGTCCCTGGAGAACCACTGTGGGCTGGAGCAGCAGGCCACCATGGCCCGTCACATGAAGGCCATCTTGGGGGACATGCTGCTGACGCAGCCACTGGAGGGCCAGGACCCCAAGGACCTCCCGTCCCCAGAG cagctgaaggGGAAGGTCCTGGTGAAAGGGAAGAAGCTGCCAGACCTGCAGCATGAGCCCCAGAGCAGCGGCTCCCTGTCAGacaatgaggaggaggaggaggaggaggaagaggaggaggaagaggggctGCAGGAGAGAGGCAGCCGGCAG tCGCTCCACTCTCTGCAGGAGATCAGACCACTGCAG GCCAAGGAGGCCTCGCAGGTGGCCCCAGAGCTCTCTGCCGTGGTGGTGTACTGCCAAGCTGTGCCCTTCCCTGGCCTGGCCCAGGCTCTGCGCGACCCACGGCCCTGCGAGATGTCGTCCTTCAGTGAGAGGAAGGCCCGGAAGCTCATCAGGGAGGCAG GCAAGGCCTTCGTCCGCTACAACGCCCGGCAGCTCAGCCGCGTCTACCCGCTGGGGCTCAAGATGACCTCCTCCAACTACAACCCCCAGGAGATGTGGAACGCCGGCTGCCAGCTCG TGGCTCTCAACTTCCAGACGCCGGGCTACGAGATGGACCTCAACGCCGGGCGCTTCCTGGGCAACGGGCGCTGCGGCTACGTGCTGAAACCCGGCTTCCTGCGGAGCAGCCGGGGCTCCTTCGGCCCCGAGGCGCAGCCGGCGCCCGGCCAGGCCCCCCGCCGCCTGGCCCTGGCCGTCAGG GTGATCACGGCGCAGCAGCTGCCCAAGCTCAACGCGGAGAAGAGCAGCTCCATCGTGGACCCCCTGGTGCGGGTGGAGATCCACGGCGTCCCCGCCGACTGCGCCAAGCGGCAGACCCAGCACAAGCTCAACAACG GCTTCAATCCCCGCTGGGAGGAGACGCTGACCTTCCAGCTGCGGGTGCCCGAGCTGGCGCTGCTCCGCTTCGTGGTGGAGGACCACGACAGCACCTCCTGCAACGACTTCGTGGGCCAGTTCACCCTGCCCCTGGCCAGCGTGCGGGAAG GGTATCGCCACATCCACCTGCTCTCCAAGGACGGCGCGTCGCTGGCGCCCGCCACGCTCTTCGTGCACGTCAAATGCAAGCGGCTGTGA